The nucleotide sequence CCCGCCGTCTCGGCTTTCGGCGATCAGCAGGTCGATCTCCTCGGGCGAGTGGATGTGGCGGTGGCCCACGGGAGAAACGCCCATGGCCCGCAGCGCCAGCGCGCCGCTGCCGTTGAGAAAGCCGATGAAGAACGAGAACGCGCCCAGTGACCATTTCATGGGCAGCGACGTCTTGAGCGCGACCTGCGTGGGAAACTGCAGCGCCAGCGACTTGGGGACGAGCTCGCTGAGCACCATCGCCAGCACCGTCAGCACGACGAGGATGACGACGGCGGCGGTGGAAAGCGCGGCGGGGCGCTCCATCCCCCACAGCCGCTGGAAGAGGCCGGCGAGGGGCCCGGCCAGGGTGGCCTGCCCGTACGCGCCGATGATCAGCGAGGTGAGGGTGATGCCGATCTGGCAGGCGGCGATGTAGTGGTCCAGCGCCGCGGGATCGTCCAGGTACGGGAGCAGGCGGATGGCGGACACGTCGCCCTGCTCGGCGCGCTGGCGGATGCGGCTGCGGCGCACGCTGACGGCCGCGAACTCGGCGGCCACGTACAGCGCCGTGAGCGCGATCAGCGCCAGGATGATCAGGATGGATAGGACCATCAGCGGGGGGCGCACGCGGGAGCGGACCCAACGCCGGGAGGGCGGTGGGGTGTCCCTGTACGGGCCTGTCTTGTGCTCGGGCTCGGAAACACGCTCATTGGTGAGTCGGCGGAACGCAGGGAGCACGCCACGGCGCCGGACGGACGGGCGGCACCCCACGCCGTGTGGAGGGTACGTGTTGCGCGAACCCCCCGCAAGGCGATCCATTCAACGTTCGCGGAGGCGCCGGGCGCCTTCGGATCGTCAACGCGACTTCAACGGTTTGGGATGGACCAGGAAACCGCACTCAGCGACAAGCTGCGCGACCGAATCTTGAGCGCCCTGCACCTGGGGCTGCTTCAGCCGGGCGACCGCCTGCCCAGCATCCGCGCCCTGTGGCGCGAGATGGGGGTGGACCACCGGGTGGTGGCCCAGGCATACCGGATCCTCGAGGACGAGGGGCTGGTGGAGGTGCGCGGCCGCTCGGGCGTGTACCTGGCGCCGCAGGACCAGCTGGGCGGCGAGGTGCTGGCCGAGACGGCGCGGTGGATGGCGGGGGTGCTGGTGGAGGGGTGGAAGCGGCGGATGACGCTGGCCGAGATCCCCGAGCTGATCCGCCGCTGCACCAGCACCGTGCCCCTGCGGTGCGCCGTCGTGGAATCCAACGTGGACCAGATGACGGTGTACAGCGCCGAGCTCGAGGAGCAGTTCGGGCTGACGGCGGTGCCCGTCTACATCTCGCCCGTGCCCCTTCCCCGGCCCGACCGCTCGGTGGAGTTCCACGCCGTCGAAGAGGCCATCCGCTCGGCCGACCTGGTGGTGACCACGAGCTACCACTCGCGGCTGGTGCGCAAGGCGGCCGAGAACGTGAACGTGCCCTCGGTGACGCTGACGGTGAACGCCGAGGTGGTGGAAACGGTGCAGCGGGAGATCCGCACGCGGGGGGTGACGCTGGTGTGCGTGGACCCGGAGTTCGGCAACCGGCTGCGCGCCATGTACGCCGACGCCAGCGAGGGCGAGCAGATCCGCGTGGTGCTGGCCGGCGACGAGGAGGCCCGCGCGGCGCTGGACCCGTCGGAGCCGGTGATCCTCACCCGGGCCGCCCGGGCGCACCTGGGCGCGGGCGTGCAGCTTCCCCCGCTGCTGCTCCCCCACTCGCCCACCTTTTCGGCGCACACCGCGCGCGAATTGCTGCAGCTGATCATCCGCCTGAACCTGGCCGCGGCGGAGCGGCAGGACGCCACGCAGCTGCTGGCCGGCACCGAGTAGCAGCCGGGACGGAAGTAGAGGATCAGCGAAGGCGCGCGTCCCGAGTCCGGGGCGCGCGCCTTTCGCCGTTTTCCCCTCTCCGCACGCAGTTGGTGCGGGGAGGGCCCGGGGGGGATGGAACACCCTTCACGCTCGCGCCCCGCCGCCGACTAGCCGCCGCGATCGGTCGACGTCCTCCCACCCATCATACCAGCTGGATCTCGCATTCATCCAGCACCTGGTCGCCGATCCTGCTCGCCCCCAGCGCCACGGGTGCGCCCGCGCCCCGGATCTTGTGGCTGGCCCGCTGGAACACGGCCCAACACAGCTGGCTGGTGTCCCACCTGGATCGGAACTGGATGCCGTCCACAGCCGGATCGCGCGCGTGGAGCATCGCGGACAGTGCCTGGCACTCCGCGTACCCCGCCGCATGCGCACGCTCTGCTCCGATCCCGAACCGGCGCAGGGAAGGACCTTCGAACTGCATGACGTGCAGCACCTTCGCCAGGTACACCCGCGAAACCGAGCGGCGCTTCCATTCCTTGTGATCGACGACGCACCGGTCCGAGCCCCGCACCAGCGTTTCCAGTACGGCGACGGCGGGGCTCTCGCCCAGGTACAGGACGCCGAAATCGCCGGCGGGATCGTCGAACCGCTTGTCAGCCCGCGTACCGTACCAGATCGCCCCGGACCGGGTCTCGTGCACACGCCAGAGTGGGCGCGACACGTCGACCGTTACGATCGGGAGCCTGGCCGGGAGGCTGATGGCCACTACGATGCCCCGTGCTCCCCGTACGTGCGGACGCGGGTCAGCACATCCTGCATCACCTCGGGATCGTCCAGCGAGTCGATGATCGTGGTTTCCGATGCGGGCACCCGGTCCAGCAGGATGGAGAGCAGCACCCACGGATTCATCGTCCCCGCGTTGCTCACGATCTCGGCAATTCCGGGGCGCAGGTCGCCCGACGCGAACTGGCTCGCGGGAAATCCCCACTCGCCGCCGGAGAGCGGAACGGCGAGGATCTGGTTCCGTGCCCGGCGCTGGTTCACCGCGGATACCGTCTTGCCGAGCAGCCGCGCGACGTCTCCCGACGAAAGGCATCCACCCGCCGCCTGAAGCATCTCCTGCTTGGCGGCGGCGCCACGGGCCAATGCGCGAGTCGTGGCGGTTTCCCTCGCCAGCCCGATTTCCGGCGCGGCGTTCAGCACCTCGACGATGGTGGCCGCGGGCGACGGCGCCGCGATAGCCCGCTGGATTTCTTCGACGCTCATCTGCTTCAATGACCTGCGGAACAACGCCGTCACCTTTTCGACAAGCGAGTGCTCGACGCCTTCACGAAAGCTCCGCGGCGTGTCGTGCACCAGGAGATTCGACCCGCGGGAAAGCCCGTACCCGCGGACGGCGATCTTCGGGCGGCTGATCTTCGCTGCACGCACAGCGGCAGTAGAAACGAATCTTCCGTTCGCCGGGTGCTCGCCGTTGGACGCTGCACGTCCCTTGGCTGAAGGCCTACCGTGCGTCTTGCCTGAATCTTTCGCCACCAAGGCTCCCTTGCAGTTGTGGTGCGCAACAAAGCTTAGCCACATCTACAAGCTAAGTGCCTATGCGAGGATCAAGCAAGCTCGACAGTAGGTCACGCGAAGAAGTCCCACGCCCAAGCGAACCCCACCCCTGCCCTGCACGCCGCCTCCTGGTCAGACGGCGCGTTTCCCACGAACAGCGTTTCGGCCTCGCTCACGCCGAAGTGCCGCATGATGTCGTGAAGCATGCCCGGCGCAGGCTTTCGGCACTCGCAGTCCACCTCCAGCGCGTGCGGGCAGAAGCGGATGCAGGCGTCTGGCCGGCGCGCTCCCGTGGCGGCTTCGATCAGGTCCTCGAACATGCCGCGGCACGTTTCCGCGTTCATGTAGCCGTACGCCACCTGGTCCTGGTTCGACGCGATCCCCAGGTAGGGGCCTCCGCTTCCCCACTCAATCGACGACAGCCGCTCGCGCACGCCGGGGAGCAGTTCCCACTCGCCCGGGCGGTGCGGGCACGGCTTTCCTGGCACCGTCGTGCGCCGCAGCGTGTCGTCCGCGTCGAAGATGTAGAGGCGGATTTCAGGGTTTCGCTCGTTCACCGGCTGTCTGTTTCACGCAGAGGTCGCAGAGGGAAAAGAGAGGACGCAGAGGTTTTCGACCCGGCGACTGGCTGCATCTGGCCTCCGAGTTGCCTTGGACGTAAGTAGATGCTCGCAGGTTTGGTTCCGCGACGAGGCACACGGACAGGGGATGATGTACAACGGGAGCGGACGCGCTTGATCTCGTTCCGCGATGCGTGGCGCGAGTCGGGTACCGCAGGGGAGCTCGACGAGCTGGATCCGCTGGCGCGGTTCGGGGACGCCACTTCGCTGCTGGTGCAGGCAGGCGAGGTGGAGCAAGGAATCCTGGACGCGCTCCACCCCGATCGGGACGGCTGTAGTCCCATTGGCGAGGCGCTGCGAGGTGTGGCTCTCGCTGCGGCGCGGGCGTTTCTGGGCGCATCCGACGGTGCTACGGCGCGTGCCGCGCTGGCGGTCGTGCCTCGCGATTCCCTCCCCTCCCGAATCCGCATCAAGGCGCCGGAAGGATACCTTCACTACGCGCTGGACCCTGCGGCCTACGCCGAATCCGCGCGCCGGTACGCGGGGGAGGCCGGGGCGGAGCGGGCCGCGCGCGCCGTCGTTCTCGGCATCCGCAGTATCGGCACGAGCCTTTCCGCCGTCGCAGCCGCGGCATTGGGAACGGATCGCACGGTCACGCTCCGTCCTCGCGGTCCGTCCGGCGGAAGGCGGGTGGAGGTCGATCGCGATCTGGGCGCGCGGCTGGAAAGCTGGTTCGCGGATGGCGGCGACGTGCTGGTGGCCGACGAGGGGCCGGGCAGCACGGGCGAGACGTTTTGGTGCGTGCGCCAGTGGCTTCGCTCGATGCGCGTGGATGACGACCGCATCGTCCTGCTGCCCAGCGGTGGTGGCGGAATGCCCCTGGCGCCCGCCGACCGGCGCGACTGGTTCGCCTCCGCGCGCAAGTTCGCCCCAGAGCCCGACCCCGCGCGCATCCGCCGCGTGGCAGATCAACTCGGGATCGGCGAGTTGAAGGATCTCTCGTGGGGCGGCTGGCGCGGGGAGTTCGACCACGGGATGGACCTTCCCGCGGCCCCGAACCACGAGCGCCTGAAATTCCGCGGCGTGGCGGGAGACGGCACCGGGTGCATCATCCGCTACGCCGGCCTGGGCCGATGGGGGAGCGAAGCCGTGCAGCGCGCCCGCGTCCTGGCGGAGATGGGCGCAGGTCCGGCGGTGCTCGGAGCCGCGGACGGGTTCGTCGCCCTCCGCTGGATCGACGGCCTTCCCGCGCGGCGCACGGATGCCGACCTGCCGCCCACTGTGGTTCGCTACCTCGCCGCCCGCGCCGGCCGCTTCCGCACCGGCACCCCCGCCGATCCGCGCCCCCTGATCGCCGCGCTGGAGGAGAACGCCCGCGAAGCCCTGCGGGATGGATGCGCGGGACTCGGAGAAGCCGTCCGCCGCCTGGAATTACTTCCCGAGCGCGAAGCCGTCATCGGCGATGCGCGGCTGCAGGCGCACGAGTGGATTCGCGGTCCGATGGGACTCGTGAAGGTGGATGCGATCGACCACGGGGCCGGAACGCGGCTTCCCGGCCCCGTCGACGCCGCGTGGGACCTCGCGGGTGCGGCGGTGGAGTTCGGGATGCAGGATGCGGCCGTGGCCGAACTCGTCCGCGCGTGCGCCTCCGCCGCGGGCGAGGATGCACGAGCGCTGGCGGATGCGGTCGCAGCGTACCGCGCGCCCTACGCCGCCGCGTGCCTGGGCGAAGCGACCTTCGCGCGCTGGGAAGCGGGATCGGACCACGAGGCACGCGTGCTGGACGGCGAGGTGAACCGCTATCACACGGCACTCGCCTCGGAACTCGCGCGCTGACTGCGACCCTCTAAAAACGGTCTGTGCATCCGATGTTGGCAGCGCCGATAACTGCTAGCGCGGATGAGCGGTTAAAGCCGCCGCTGGGAAAGCGGAAAGCCGCGACCCGGGCCGCTACCGCGGCCCGTTCGGGGCTTCACCAGCATGCGCGGGCGGGACGGGCGTGCACCGCAGCAAGGGCGCGCACGACCGCCCGAGCCACACGAAAGCGTGCAGTCCGCGCAGGCGGACTTCGTGTGTTTGTTGCAGCGAATTCATTCGCCCGTGCAGGGTTGAAGCGCGGGCCGCCGGTGGATGCCGGCGGCCCGCTTCTTCTCTACCGTAGTTCCCGTCCTGACCGCAGTTACCGCGGTGACCACAGTTACTGCGGCGTGATGCTCACGTACTGCTCCAGCCGCGCGACTTCCTGCTCGTTCACGTACTTGCCGATCTCGCGGCGGAACTGCTCGATGTTGCGGTAGGGACGGTACTCCTCGAACTCGTGCTGCATCCGCGGGCCCACGCCGGGGATCAGCAGGATCTCTTCCTTGCTGGCCTTGTTCAGGTCGATGGGCTTCCACAGGCGCGTGTACACCGAGTCGCGCTGCTGCTCCGTCAGGTTCTGGCCCGCGAGCACCTTGTCCACCGCCGTCATGTCCTGGAACGGCCGCCCCGCCACCAGCGCGTCGGCCAGGGCGTCTGTCACGCCCGGAACGCCCAGCAGCTGCTCGCGCGGCGCCGCGTTGGGGTCTAGCATCCCCGTCGTGGCGGCGGGCACCGGCGTGGCCGGAGCTGCTGGCGCGGCGGCGGCGCCGCTGTCGAACGGAGCGGCGGTGGCCGCAGACGTGTCCTGCGCGGCGCCTGCGTCGCCGGACTCGCCGCCTCCGCAGGCGGCCAGCGTCACAAGAAGAGTGGCGGCGATCAGCTTCGCCGGGATGGGTCCGTTCATCGTGATTCTCCTGAGTTGTTTCGCGCACCGAGCGCCGGATGCCGGTGCGCCAGAATGAGCCCGAGCAGCCCGAGCTGAACCATGGCCCCAGGCGCCAGCGCGGGCGTGGCGCCGCGAAGGGCCGCCCACACCAGGGCCACGCCCTTAACGGTGACGTCGGATTCCAGCTCGAACTCCGCGTTGCCGCGGTAATGCAGGTACAACCCCACGAGCCCGGCCGCAACCGCCAGCCCCATCCCGAACTGGAACAGGCGCACCGTCGCGCGGGTGGGGCGCAGGCCCATCGCCACCCCGGCCGCCGCGATGAACGCCAGCACGGCCAGGGGCGCCCACTGCCAGGCGGATTCGAAGTGCTCCAGCAGGAACAGCTCGGCGCCCAGCCCCAGCGCGCCCACCATCACCAGCGCCAGCAGCAGCCGCCGCAGCACGCCCTCGCCCTCCCCTGCCCGCATCGCTTTCCCTCGTGGACACCGTCGACGGTTGCTCCCGCGCGAAGGGATCTTGCACTCTGCCGTCCCGCCGCGAAAGAGTGACCTCGCCGAAAGCTGAAACGTTGGGCTCCAGAAAGAGAAGCGGCGCGGGCCAGGAGCCCGCGCCGCCTTCATTCGCTGGATCACCCAATCCCGACCAACCGCATTATCCGCAGAGCCTGCACTCCTCGCCGTTGGGACCGAACGTGGCGTATCCACCTTCCGTGTAGCCGCAGCCCTCGTAGCACGTAACATCGCTGCCACAGTACCCGTCGCATGACGCGTCGCAGGTGCCGTTGCACGAGGCATCGCAGGTTCCGTTGCACGACGCGTCGCAGGTGGGGCAGCCCGGGCACGTGCAGTTCGTGTAGCAGGTGCACTGCTCGCCGAACACCGTTCCCTTCGACGCCTGCGCCGGCGTGGTCGAGAAGCTGTCGATCCGCAGGTCGTCGAGCTGCAGCTTGAACTTCTTCATTCCGTCCTCCAGTCGTGCAGCGTGAATGGCGACGCTCCACGCTAGCCGCGGAGCGCGCGGACAAGCGCGGTGCTCAGCAGGCCACGCACATGTCCCGGGCCTCATAGTACGTGAAGAATCCGCCGCACGTCGGATCGCAGGTGTGCGCGCCATCGCAACTCCACCCGCCGCACGTGTAGCCGGTACCTGGGCAGTCGCACGTGCCATTGCACGAGGCATCACAGGTGCCGTTGCAGGAGGCGTCGCAGGTGGGGCAGCCCGGACACGTGCAGTTCGTGTAGCAGGTGCACTGCTCGCCGAACACCGTTCCCTTCGGCGCCTGCGCCGGCGTAGTCGAGAAGCTGTCGATCCGCAGGTCGTCGAGTTCCAGCCTGAACTTCTTCATGGTGCCCTCCACGCGTGGGTGAGTGTGCGGAAGCACGCCGCGTCCACGGCTCCGCGCACCCGACGGGAGTACCCGATCCGAGCGGTGCACGATCCCACGACGCGGTGACACGAGGCTTGCTCTTCGGGGAATCTGCTCCAACAATCGTCGTTTTATGTGGTGCAAACCGCAGGCCGCTTGGCAGGCACCTGGCTCCGCCGACACACCGTGATGCATCGGCAGGCGAAGCACCCCGGACAGGATCCGGCGTGCGCTTCGGCATTTCAGGGTGCCGGGACCGGCGAAGCGCGCTTCGGCGGCGAAGGGGCGTTCGGCGGGGGTGTCGAAGGGAGCTTCGGATGGGGTCGTTGCAAATCAACGACTTACGACGGCATTGGGGGTGCTTTGTACAGGGCACCGAAGGCACGTTCGCGGTACACCCTCACCCATCTTCCCTGGAGGCATCATGCACCCGCTGGACCGAACCCTCAACGAACTGGAAACCGGCATCGACGCCCTGGAATCCGACGAGTTCGAGTTCATGAACGAGAACGAGTGGACCCCCGAGACGGACACCGAAGCCGTCTTCGACGAAGTGCAGGAGATGGAGCTGGCCGCCGAGCTCCTCGGCATCCAGTCGGAAGAGGAGCTGGAGGAGTTCTTCGGCAAGCTGGTGAAGGCGGCGGGCAGCTTCATCAAGAGCCCCGTGGGCAAGGCGCTGGGCGGCGTGCTGAAGAACGTGGCGCGCACCGCCCTGCCGGTGGCCGGCGCGGCGCTGGGCAACCTGGTGGCGCCCGGCGTGGGCGGCATGATCGGCGGCAAGCTGGCCTCCATGGCCGGCCGCGCGTTCGGGCTGGAGCTGGAGGGCATGAGCCCGCAGGACCAGGAGTTCGAGGTGGCCCGCCGGATGGTGCGGCTGGGCGGCGAGGCGGCCCGGCAGGCCTCGCGGATGCCCGTCGGACCGCCCGACCGCGTGGCCAAGGACGCCGTGCTGGCCGCGGCGCAGCAGCACGCCCCCGGCCTGCTGGGCGGCGCGGCGGCGGCGGGCGCGCGGTCCGGCGGCGGACGTCCGGGCGGGTGCGCGTGCGGCGGCCGGTGCGGGGGCCAGGGCGGCGGCGCGCTGCGTGACGCTTCGGGGCGCTTCGCCCGCGCGGGCGGCGGCGGGGGCTACCCCGGCGGCGGCGGTCGCGGCGGATACCCGGGCGGGGGCCGCGGCGGGTTCGCGGGGGGCGCGCCCATGGGCGGCTACGGCAACCAGGGTGGCGGGCAGCAGGGCAGCTGGTTCCGCCGCAACGGCGCCATCGTGCTGGTGGGGGCCTGACGGCCATGGCCGCCTCGTTCCCCCACTGGCTGCTGGAGCAGGAGGGCCGCGCGCTCCTCACCCGGCTCGCGCGCATCAAGCCCTTTGCGCTGCACGAGCCCATGGTGGCGGCGGCGGCCGCGTCCACCGCGGCACAGTCGGCCATCGAGCGCTCCCTGGCCGAGGGGCGCCGCGAGCTGCGGGGGCGCGTCACCCGCTTCCTGGAGTGGATCCGCGGGCCCGGCGCCTCCAGCACGCCGGAAGACGCGCAGCGCCGCTTCACCTTTTTGCGGCTGCGCTTCAACGTGGTGCTTTCGCACTTCGACATCTTCGCCGACGTGCTCACCCAGCGCAGCGAGCACGAGACCGGGGTGTGGCTGTCGGGGCTGGACGTGGTGGCCGAGGACGCGCTGGCGCTGCCGGGCGTGTACGAGCACCCCCCCGTGGTGTGCTACCTGGACCGCGGCCACGGCGCCGCCATCCGCCGCGCCCGCACCCGCCTGCCCGGCGGGGGCGAAAGCCCGGTGGCCATCATCCGCGTGCCCCGCGAGCGGATGGTGGGAAGCGGCATCGCCTCGTCGCTGGTGCACGAGGTGGGGCACCAGGCCGCCGCCCTGCTGGACCTGGTGAACGAGCTGCGCCCCGCCCTGGGGCGCGCCCGCGCCGCCGCCGGCCCGCTGGCCCCCGCCTGGGTGCTGTACGAGCGGTGGATCTCCGAGATCGTCGCCGACTTCTGGTCCGTCGCGCGGGTGGGCGTGGGGAGCACCACGGGGCTGATGGGGGTGGTGAGCCTGCCCCGGGCCTTCGTCTTCCGCGGCAGCGTCGACGACCCCCACCCCATTCCCTGGGTGCGCGTGCGGCTTTCGTGCGCCATGGGCGCCCAGCTTCACCCCGACCCGCAGTGGGGCGAGCTGTCGCGGGCCTGGGAGCAGTTCTACCCCCTGGGCGACGACGTTCCCGACGAGCAGCGCCGGCAGATCGAGATGTGCGAGCGCGCCATGCCCGCCTTCGTGCGGATGCTGGCCGGCTTTCGCCCCTCGTTGCTCCGTGGGCGCACCCTGGCGCAGGCCATGGAGCCGGCGGCGCGCTCGCCCGCCCGGCTGCGCGCCCTGTACCGCGGGGCGGGGGGCAACTTCCAGCGCCTGCGGGGCGGCGCGCCCTCGCTGGTGTTCGCCATCCTGGGCCAGGCCCGGGCCGACGGCGCCATCACCCCCGAGCAGGAAAGCCGGCTGCTGGCGGACCTGCTGACCTTCTGGGCGCTGCGCAGCACCCTGGAAACCACCGACTTCGCCGCCGCGCGCCCGCGGGCCGTGGCCGCGCTGTCCATCACGGGCTAACCGCCCCCGATCCTGAAGAGGGAGAAATGATCAACGTGCATCGGCAGGCCAATGCAGCGGGCGGCGGAGGATCTCCCCCGTACAAGAGTCCTCCGGAACGCCTCGACGAGCCGCGCAAGATCAGCTGGGACCACGACGACCACGAAAAGCTGGAGGCGCATCCGCTCACGAAAGCCGCCCAGGTACTCGTCGAGCACTCCACGGCGATCGGCAGGACCGCGGAGCGCATGGTGGAGGCCACGGAGAAGATCGCCGAGTCGCCGGCCATCACCAGCACCGAGCGCGGGATGACGCTGAAGCGGGCCGGCGAGGTGAACAAGGCCACCTCGGAGCTGTGGATCGCCATCGCGGCCCACACCGACGCGGTGTCGTTCGACAGCTACGTGGAGTTCATCGACGACGTGCTGTGCAACCCCGCCCCCACCAGCCCCCCCGGACTCGAGGAGTGGAACGATCCCGACCTGCGCGCGACCCGCCAGGGGCGCAAGGCCATCCGCGAGCGGCTGGCGTCGGCTCGCCACCTTCCCGGAGGCGAGCTGTACGAGCTGCTGCGGACCGCGACGGAAGCGTTCCTGCTGATCCACGCCGGCGTGTTCCCCCCCCGGAACACCTCGGCGGCCGTGGGCGACGCCGACGACGACGGCTACGTGGATGCCAACTACGACCGGCTGGAAACCGGGGTGCTGGTGTCACACCTCGAAGAAAACCTGCGCGCGTACCTGAGCGTTCCCCGCAACAACTACCTTCACGCCATCGCCGTCCAGGGCGCGGCGCGGTTGGCCGCGACGTCGCCGCCGGGGCGCAGGATCCGTTCTCCCTTCTGCGCCAACGGCGACGAATTCGTCAGCGAGCCGCTGCTGCTGGAGCTGATCTGGAACTACTGGATGGAGGAGGGGATGCTCACGCAGACCACCGCCGCCATCACCCGGCGCTTCCAGAACGTGCGCCGCGCCGGCCCCGGCCCCGACCCGCTGGGCGAGCTGGAGCTTCACCCGCTGCGGGGGCTGAGCGGGTTCCTGTGGGGCTACCTGCAGGACGAGCCCCAGCGCCTGAGCGTGGCACGGCGGGCGTACGAGTACAGCCACCACTACGGGCTGACGCTGTGGGGCCGCGCGGTGCCGCAGGCGATGGCGGCGGACCCGCGCCCGCGCTTCCTGGAGGCGTTCCACAACCTGCTGCGCCAGGCCGCGCGCTTCTACCGGGAGGACGCCGACACCACGGTGATCGCCGACGCCTTCCCGGTGCTGAACTCGCTTCGCGAGGTGCACCTGGTGCTGGCCGAGGGCGCCCACAACCAGTTCCGCGACCTGCCCTGGACGGCGCGGGTGGAGATGCTGATGCAGCAGTGGCTGCTGGCCCGCCCCGAAATGCGCGAGTTCCTGCGCGGTCGGCAGATGGTGCCGTACCCCGAGGGGTGGATGGGGTCCGTCGACGCAATGAAGCGGCTGCAGGGATGGGGCGACACCAGCGTCATCCACTTCCGCGACCTGGCCCGCTTCGGCGAGCGGCTGCTGCTTTCCATCCGCTACGGCAACTGGACGGAAATCACCAGCCAGGACCACGCCGTCGCCTGGCTGCGGTACTGGAAGGAAGAGGTGCAGGGCTACATCCACTCGTACTTCACCGCCACGGGCGTCAACCTGTCGGACGACGCGGTGGAGGTGAGCAACCGGGCCGACGTGCGCTACGTGCAGCCGTCGTACCACCTGCGCAACCGGCTGCTGGCCTCGCGCCGCGCCCTGAACGCATCGCGGTAAGCCGTTCCCGGCGTGGGGCCGAGCGGCCCCACGCCACCGTCCCGCGGGCCTGGCCCGCGCCAACACACATCTTTTTCCACTGTGGAGGTCACCATGCACAACCTGGATCGCACCCTCAACGAGTTCACCTTTCAGGGCGAGTACGAGGGCGAGTACGAGGGCGGCTGGACCGGCGAGACGTACGGCGAGCTGCTGGGCGAAACCGACGAGATGGCGCTGGCGGCGGAGCTGCTGTCGGTGAGCAACGAGTACGAGATGGAGCAGTTCTTCGGCAAGCTGGTCAGCCGCGTGGCCGGGGCGGCGCGCGGGTTCGCCCAGTCGCAGGCCGGCCAGGCGCTGGGCGGCATTCTCAAGGATGCCGCCGGCAAGGCGCTTCCCG is from Longimicrobium sp. and encodes:
- a CDS encoding GntR family transcriptional regulator, whose product is MDQETALSDKLRDRILSALHLGLLQPGDRLPSIRALWREMGVDHRVVAQAYRILEDEGLVEVRGRSGVYLAPQDQLGGEVLAETARWMAGVLVEGWKRRMTLAEIPELIRRCTSTVPLRCAVVESNVDQMTVYSAELEEQFGLTAVPVYISPVPLPRPDRSVEFHAVEEAIRSADLVVTTSYHSRLVRKAAENVNVPSVTLTVNAEVVETVQREIRTRGVTLVCVDPEFGNRLRAMYADASEGEQIRVVLAGDEEARAALDPSEPVILTRAARAHLGAGVQLPPLLLPHSPTFSAHTARELLQLIIRLNLAAAERQDATQLLAGTE
- a CDS encoding RES family NAD+ phosphorylase; translated protein: MAISLPARLPIVTVDVSRPLWRVHETRSGAIWYGTRADKRFDDPAGDFGVLYLGESPAVAVLETLVRGSDRCVVDHKEWKRRSVSRVYLAKVLHVMQFEGPSLRRFGIGAERAHAAGYAECQALSAMLHARDPAVDGIQFRSRWDTSQLCWAVFQRASHKIRGAGAPVALGASRIGDQVLDECEIQLV
- a CDS encoding HAD-IIIA family hydrolase, which translates into the protein MNERNPEIRLYIFDADDTLRRTTVPGKPCPHRPGEWELLPGVRERLSSIEWGSGGPYLGIASNQDQVAYGYMNAETCRGMFEDLIEAATGARRPDACIRFCPHALEVDCECRKPAPGMLHDIMRHFGVSEAETLFVGNAPSDQEAACRAGVGFAWAWDFFA